A region from the Dinoroseobacter shibae DFL 12 = DSM 16493 genome encodes:
- a CDS encoding GNAT family N-acetyltransferase, producing the protein MGHRDIPVLETRRLALRGPVPEDYPNFKATFASYRSRFMGGPLNAYETWMLYAAEIGHWEIRGFGMWMIHDKATDETYGMAGGWQPAKWPEREIAWIIWPEKSGHGFALEAVHACRRYYYDQRGWDGAVSYLDPMDLDSIRLAERLGAAKDKAAATVTGDDVVYRHPAPAALRGSQLAHGIEMEIGHYADPLFKPKGYALD; encoded by the coding sequence ATGGGACATCGCGACATCCCCGTGCTGGAAACCCGGCGCCTGGCCCTGCGTGGCCCCGTGCCGGAGGATTACCCGAACTTCAAGGCAACCTTCGCCTCCTACCGGTCGCGCTTCATGGGCGGGCCGCTGAACGCCTACGAGACCTGGATGCTCTACGCCGCCGAGATCGGCCATTGGGAGATCCGCGGCTTCGGCATGTGGATGATCCACGACAAGGCGACCGACGAGACCTATGGCATGGCCGGGGGCTGGCAGCCCGCGAAATGGCCCGAGCGCGAGATCGCCTGGATCATCTGGCCCGAGAAATCCGGCCACGGCTTCGCCCTGGAGGCGGTCCATGCCTGCCGCCGCTACTATTACGACCAGCGCGGCTGGGACGGGGCGGTCAGCTATCTCGACCCGATGGATCTCGACAGCATCCGGCTGGCCGAGCGGCTCGGCGCGGCCAAGGACAAGGCGGCGGCCACGGTGACGGGCGACGACGTGGTCTATCGCCACCCGGCCCCCGCCGCCCTGCGCGGCAGCCAGCTCGCCCACGGCATCGAGATGGAGATCGGCCATTACGCCGACCCGCTGTTCAAACCGAAAGGATACGCCCTTGACTGA
- a CDS encoding EVE domain-containing protein, with translation MARYWIGLAERDSVQAAVANGVCLFSGGKAAAVRKLAPGDWVLYYSPHETADGAALECFTAVGEVIDDTPWTQNWTQLCAGGPSWTFGTGRGSGQTWVRKCAYDAVGEVSVRPLLGALDFVARPRHWGRTFRRGQMEIGAADFFAIADRLRAVA, from the coding sequence ATGGCGCGGTACTGGATCGGATTGGCCGAGCGCGACAGCGTGCAGGCGGCTGTTGCAAACGGGGTTTGCTTGTTCTCGGGCGGCAAGGCGGCGGCCGTGCGCAAGCTCGCGCCGGGGGATTGGGTGCTCTATTACTCGCCTCACGAGACCGCCGATGGCGCGGCACTGGAATGTTTCACCGCCGTGGGCGAGGTGATCGACGACACGCCCTGGACCCAGAACTGGACGCAGCTTTGCGCGGGCGGGCCGTCCTGGACCTTTGGCACGGGCCGGGGGTCGGGCCAGACCTGGGTGCGCAAATGCGCCTATGACGCGGTGGGCGAGGTGTCGGTGCGGCCCCTGCTCGGCGCGCTCGACTTCGTGGCCCGGCCGCGCCACTGGGGCCGGACATTCCGGCGCGGGCAGATGGAGATCGGGGCGGCGGATTTCTTCGCCATCGCGGACCGTTTGCGTGCGGTGGCCTGA
- a CDS encoding ArsR/SmtB family transcription factor, with translation MTSQLDTVFAALADPTRRAILTMLLEDDMAVTDVAEPFAMSLAAISKHLGILTRAGLISQEKRGRVKWCKLEPDALRDASIWMQSFGQFEAVHLDAFERFLEAELPAGPEPD, from the coding sequence ATGACATCCCAGCTCGACACCGTGTTCGCGGCCCTCGCGGACCCCACGCGCCGCGCGATCCTCACCATGCTGCTGGAGGACGACATGGCGGTGACGGACGTGGCCGAGCCCTTCGCGATGTCGCTGGCCGCGATCTCGAAACATCTCGGCATCCTGACCCGCGCGGGCCTGATCAGCCAGGAAAAGCGCGGCCGCGTGAAATGGTGCAAGCTGGAGCCGGACGCCCTGCGCGATGCCTCGATCTGGATGCAGAGCTTCGGGCAGTTCGAGGCGGTCCATCTCGACGCGTTCGAGAGGTTTCTCGAGGCCGAGTTGCCCGCAGGCCCGGAGCCGGACTAG
- a CDS encoding LysR family transcriptional regulator: MENWDEVRTAFQVARLGTVSGAAEVLGVHHATVIRHIDSLEGRLGVKLFQRHARGYTATDAGKDLLQVAQVTADQLEQLSGRLHGHGAQVTGELVITSLEILSPLIAPVLAEFQREHRDVMVKLITDARVFRLEYGEAHVAIRAGRKPEDPDNIVQPLYIQKMAFFGTPEYLDTHGPIEIGGDYAGHRIVGSTLDEPRAPFNIWMQENMPAERVVYRASDIRGAGDAVVAGVGAGLLPVWWADKYPGVVRLCDPIDAWSSRIWLITHVDLHRTAKVQSFTGSLKAAAKAWP, translated from the coding sequence ATCGAAAATTGGGACGAGGTCCGCACGGCTTTCCAGGTGGCCCGTCTGGGCACGGTGAGTGGCGCGGCCGAGGTACTGGGCGTTCATCATGCCACCGTGATCCGCCATATCGACAGCCTGGAAGGGCGGCTCGGGGTCAAGCTGTTCCAGCGCCACGCCCGGGGCTACACCGCGACCGATGCGGGCAAGGACCTGCTGCAGGTGGCGCAGGTCACCGCCGACCAGCTGGAACAGCTTTCGGGCCGTCTGCATGGGCACGGGGCGCAGGTGACGGGCGAGCTGGTCATCACCTCGCTGGAAATCCTGTCGCCCCTGATCGCGCCGGTGCTGGCCGAATTCCAGCGCGAGCACCGCGACGTGATGGTGAAACTGATCACCGACGCGCGGGTCTTCCGGCTGGAATACGGCGAGGCGCATGTGGCGATCCGGGCCGGGCGCAAACCGGAGGATCCCGACAACATCGTCCAGCCGCTCTATATCCAGAAGATGGCCTTTTTCGGCACGCCGGAGTACCTCGATACCCACGGGCCGATCGAGATCGGCGGCGATTATGCCGGGCACCGGATCGTGGGCAGTACGCTCGACGAGCCGCGCGCGCCCTTCAACATCTGGATGCAGGAGAACATGCCCGCGGAGCGGGTCGTCTATCGCGCCTCGGACATCCGCGGGGCGGGGGACGCGGTGGTCGCGGGGGTCGGGGCCGGGTTGCTGCCGGTCTGGTGGGCGGACAAGTACCCCGGGGTCGTGCGTCTTTGCGATCCGATCGACGCCTGGTCGAGCCGGATCTGGCTGATCACCCATGTGGACCTGCACCGCACCGCCAAGGTGCAGAGCTTCACCGGCTCGCTCAAGGCTGCGGCGAAGGCATGGCCCTGA
- a CDS encoding DMT family transporter, with the protein MSGPAQGHLAMLLFSALVAGSFALGGQIANEIAPAALTAVRFGIAGGIVGLVAWATGGLSRDLLRAPWRFALLGGVFAVYFVLMFEGLKTADPVSTAAVFTLTPVMAAGFGWILMRQVTTPRMALALSVGAAGALWVIFDASLAAFLAFDIGRGEAIFFVGCVAHALYAPMARHLNRGESTAGFAFGILTAGCVLLFLYGWRDVQATDWASLRPLVWITLGYLTLGASAATIVLLQTATLRLPSAKVMAYTYLVPSWVILWQIALGAAVPDPWVLVGVGLTCLALVLLLKPETPGG; encoded by the coding sequence ATGTCCGGCCCGGCGCAGGGGCACCTGGCGATGCTGCTCTTCTCGGCCCTGGTCGCGGGGTCCTTCGCCCTGGGCGGGCAGATCGCCAACGAGATCGCCCCCGCCGCCCTGACGGCCGTGCGGTTCGGGATCGCCGGCGGGATCGTGGGACTGGTCGCCTGGGCCACCGGCGGGCTGAGCCGCGACCTGCTGCGGGCGCCCTGGCGGTTCGCGCTGCTGGGCGGGGTCTTTGCGGTCTATTTCGTGCTCATGTTCGAGGGGCTGAAGACCGCCGATCCGGTCTCGACCGCCGCCGTTTTCACCCTGACACCGGTCATGGCGGCGGGGTTCGGCTGGATACTCATGCGGCAGGTGACGACCCCGCGCATGGCGCTCGCGCTGTCGGTGGGGGCGGCCGGGGCGCTCTGGGTGATCTTCGACGCCTCGCTGGCGGCCTTTCTGGCCTTCGATATCGGCCGGGGGGAGGCGATCTTCTTCGTGGGCTGCGTGGCCCATGCGCTTTATGCGCCCATGGCGCGGCACCTGAACCGGGGCGAGAGCACCGCGGGCTTTGCCTTCGGGATCCTGACCGCGGGCTGCGTGCTGCTGTTCCTCTACGGCTGGCGAGACGTGCAGGCGACGGACTGGGCCAGCCTGCGGCCGCTGGTCTGGATCACCCTGGGCTACCTGACGCTGGGGGCCAGTGCGGCGACGATCGTGCTGCTCCAGACGGCGACGTTGCGGCTGCCGTCGGCGAAGGTCATGGCCTATACCTATCTGGTGCCGAGCTGGGTCATCCTGTGGCAGATCGCGCTGGGCGCGGCGGTGCCGGACCCCTGGGTTCTGGTGGGTGTCGGGCTGACCTGTCTCGCGCTCGTGCTGCTCTTGAAGCCGGAGACGCCCGGGGGCTGA
- a CDS encoding chorismate mutase, producing MTDAVSRAAQVLAEHRDSIDRLDAILVFTLAERFKHTQAVGRLKAEHALPPSDPTREESQIKRLSELAEMADLDPDFAKKFLNFIIQEVIQHHKQHQS from the coding sequence ATGACCGACGCCGTTTCCCGCGCCGCCCAGGTGCTGGCCGAGCACCGCGACAGCATCGACCGGCTGGACGCGATCCTCGTCTTCACGCTGGCCGAGCGGTTCAAGCACACCCAGGCCGTGGGCCGACTGAAGGCCGAGCACGCCCTGCCGCCCTCGGACCCGACCCGCGAAGAGAGCCAGATCAAACGCCTGTCGGAGCTGGCCGAAATGGCCGATCTCGACCCCGACTTCGCCAAGAAATTCCTGAACTTCATCATTCAGGAAGTCATCCAACACCATAAGCAACACCAATCCTGA
- the rimM gene encoding ribosome maturation factor RimM (Essential for efficient processing of 16S rRNA), producing the protein MSDRVCVGAVAGAFGVRGELRIKSFCAVPEDIASYNPLSFEDGRETTLRLTGQIKNGLSGRLTGVSNKEAADALRGARLYAPRDRLPRLPDDEFYHADLIGLAVHDTGGTLLGKVAAVHNHGAGDLLELRGPGLKGSVLLPFTRAVVPTVDLDAGRIVADPPEGLF; encoded by the coding sequence ATGAGCGACCGGGTCTGTGTCGGCGCGGTGGCCGGGGCCTTCGGGGTGCGCGGGGAGCTGCGGATCAAGAGCTTCTGCGCGGTGCCCGAGGATATCGCCAGCTACAACCCCCTGAGTTTCGAGGATGGGCGCGAGACGACCCTGCGCCTGACCGGGCAGATCAAGAACGGCCTGTCGGGGCGGCTGACCGGCGTGAGCAACAAGGAGGCCGCCGACGCCCTGCGCGGCGCGCGGCTCTATGCGCCGCGGGACCGGCTGCCGCGTCTGCCCGATGACGAGTTCTACCATGCCGACCTGATCGGTCTGGCCGTGCATGACACGGGCGGCACCCTTCTGGGCAAGGTGGCGGCGGTACACAATCACGGGGCGGGCGACCTGCTGGAGCTGCGCGGGCCGGGGCTGAAGGGAAGCGTCCTGCTGCCCTTTACCCGGGCGGTGGTCCCGACCGTGGACCTGGACGCGGGCCGGATCGTCGCCGACCCGCCCGAAGGCTTGTTCTGA
- the rpsP gene encoding 30S ribosomal protein S16 gives MAMKIRLARGGSKKRPFYRIVAADSRMPRDGRFIEKLGTYNPLLPKDSEDRVKMDLERVQYWLGEGAKPTDRVARMLEAAEVLPKTERNNPKKAVPGKKAQDRAEEKAAKAAEASEAPADEAPAEEAAAE, from the coding sequence ATGGCAATGAAAATCCGGCTCGCCCGCGGCGGCTCCAAGAAGCGCCCCTTCTACCGTATCGTGGCCGCGGACAGCCGCATGCCCCGCGACGGACGCTTCATCGAGAAGCTCGGCACCTACAACCCGCTCCTGCCCAAGGACAGCGAAGACCGCGTGAAGATGGACCTGGAGCGCGTGCAGTACTGGCTGGGCGAAGGCGCCAAGCCGACCGACCGCGTGGCGCGGATGCTGGAGGCCGCCGAGGTGCTGCCCAAGACCGAGCGCAACAACCCCAAGAAGGCCGTGCCGGGCAAGAAGGCCCAGGACCGCGCCGAGGAAAAGGCCGCCAAGGCCGCGGAAGCCTCCGAAGCGCCCGCCGATGAGGCCCCCGCCGAAGAGGCCGCTGCCGAGTAA
- the purH gene encoding bifunctional phosphoribosylaminoimidazolecarboxamide formyltransferase/IMP cyclohydrolase has protein sequence MTDLVPLRRALLSVSDKTGLVPLGQALAARGVELLSTGGTAKALREAGLDVVDVSDVTGFPEMMDGRVKTLHPKVHGGLLALRDNAAHVSAMERHGIGAIDLLVVNLYPFEATVAAGADYAACIENIDIGGPAMIRAAAKNHSFVTVLTDVEDYEALLGELEAREGATGYPFRQKMALNAYARTAAYDAAVSGWMTDALAEVAPRRRAVAGTLAQTLRYGENPHQGAAFYVDGSDRPGVATAVQHQGKELSYNNINDTDAAFELVAEFAPEDGPACAIIKHANPCGVARGATLAEAYTKAFQCDQTSAFGGIIALNRPLDGPTAEAISGIFTEVVIAPGADETARAVFAAKKNLRLLTTEGLPDPKAPALTVRQVSGGYLVQDKDNGNIGWDDLKVVTKRAPSEAEIADLLFAWKVAKHVKSNAIVYVKDGATVGVGAGQMSRVDSARIAARKSADMAEALGLETPLIQGSVVASDAFFPFPDGLLTAAEAGATAVIQPGGSMRDVEVIAAADAAGLAMVFTGMRHFRH, from the coding sequence ATGACCGATCTCGTGCCCCTGCGCCGCGCGCTGCTTTCCGTATCCGACAAGACCGGGCTTGTGCCCCTGGGTCAGGCGCTGGCCGCGCGGGGGGTGGAGTTGCTGTCCACCGGGGGGACGGCGAAGGCCTTGCGCGAGGCCGGGCTGGACGTGGTGGACGTGTCCGATGTAACGGGCTTTCCCGAGATGATGGACGGGCGGGTCAAGACCCTGCATCCCAAGGTCCATGGCGGGCTTCTGGCGCTGCGCGACAACGCGGCCCATGTCTCGGCGATGGAGCGGCACGGCATCGGGGCGATCGACCTTTTGGTGGTGAACCTCTACCCGTTCGAGGCCACCGTGGCGGCGGGCGCGGATTACGCGGCCTGCATCGAGAATATCGACATCGGCGGGCCGGCGATGATCCGGGCGGCGGCGAAGAATCACAGCTTCGTCACGGTGCTGACGGATGTGGAGGATTACGAGGCCCTGCTGGGGGAGCTGGAGGCGCGGGAGGGGGCCACCGGCTATCCGTTCCGGCAGAAGATGGCGCTCAATGCCTATGCGCGCACGGCGGCCTACGACGCGGCGGTGTCGGGCTGGATGACCGATGCGCTGGCCGAGGTGGCGCCGCGGCGGCGGGCGGTGGCGGGCACGCTGGCGCAGACCCTGCGTTATGGCGAGAACCCGCACCAGGGGGCGGCGTTCTACGTGGACGGCTCGGACCGGCCCGGGGTGGCGACGGCGGTGCAGCACCAGGGCAAGGAGCTGAGCTACAACAACATCAACGACACGGACGCGGCCTTCGAGCTGGTGGCGGAGTTCGCGCCCGAGGACGGGCCGGCATGCGCGATCATCAAGCACGCCAATCCCTGCGGCGTGGCGCGGGGTGCCACCCTGGCGGAGGCCTATACCAAGGCGTTCCAATGCGACCAGACCTCGGCCTTCGGTGGAATCATCGCGTTGAACCGGCCACTGGACGGCCCCACGGCCGAGGCGATTTCCGGCATCTTCACCGAGGTGGTGATCGCCCCGGGGGCCGATGAGACGGCGCGCGCGGTCTTCGCCGCCAAGAAGAACCTGCGCCTGCTGACGACCGAGGGCCTGCCGGACCCCAAGGCCCCGGCGCTGACCGTGCGGCAGGTGTCGGGCGGCTACCTGGTGCAGGACAAGGACAACGGCAATATCGGCTGGGACGACCTGAAGGTGGTCACGAAGCGCGCGCCGAGCGAGGCGGAGATCGCGGACCTTCTGTTCGCGTGGAAGGTCGCCAAGCATGTGAAATCCAACGCCATCGTCTATGTCAAGGACGGCGCCACCGTGGGTGTGGGCGCGGGCCAGATGAGCCGGGTGGACAGCGCCCGGATCGCCGCGCGCAAGTCCGCCGACATGGCCGAGGCGCTGGGCCTCGAGACGCCGCTGATCCAGGGCTCGGTCGTAGCGTCGGATGCGTTCTTTCCCTTCCCTGACGGGCTCTTGACGGCGGCCGAGGCCGGGGCCACGGCGGTGATCCAGCCGGGCGGGTCGATGCGCGATGTCGAGGTGATCGCGGCGGCCGACGCGGCCGGGCTGGCCATGGTCTTCACCGGCATGCGCCATTTCCGGCACTGA
- a CDS encoding GNAT family N-acetyltransferase yields the protein MTGTTVHIPTLTTERLTLRAPRPEDAVAYGAFLESPRSAGVGGPYKAADAFDRMCNTVGHWHLRGYGRWIIADRDTDAALGICGPYYPVDWPAPEFAWTVFGDAEGRGIAFEAVTEARRWAYDTLGWDTAISLIIEGNTRSFALAERLGCRRDGTYDSPYYGAMQIWRHPSAQELAA from the coding sequence ATGACCGGCACCACCGTCCATATCCCCACGCTCACGACAGAGCGTCTGACCCTCCGCGCCCCGAGGCCCGAGGATGCCGTCGCCTATGGCGCGTTCCTTGAAAGCCCCCGGTCCGCAGGCGTGGGCGGCCCTTACAAGGCCGCGGACGCGTTCGACCGGATGTGTAACACCGTGGGCCACTGGCATCTGCGCGGCTATGGCCGCTGGATCATCGCCGACCGCGACACGGATGCGGCCCTTGGGATCTGCGGGCCCTACTATCCGGTGGACTGGCCCGCCCCCGAATTCGCCTGGACGGTCTTCGGCGACGCCGAGGGGCGCGGGATCGCCTTCGAGGCGGTGACCGAGGCCCGCCGCTGGGCCTATGACACGCTCGGCTGGGACACCGCGATCAGCCTGATCATCGAGGGCAACACCCGGTCGTTCGCGCTGGCCGAACGGCTCGGTTGTCGCCGCGATGGCACCTATGACAGCCCGTATTACGGCGCGATGCAGATCTGGCGTCACCCCTCCGCACAGGAGCTCGCCGCATGA
- a CDS encoding aminoglycoside phosphotransferase family protein has translation MTPGDRMMASALGSWTRLAPFAGLDPAAFEAEELWRREDPGQVRIVLRMRGGAGQDLVFKRVFQPQDRGRWAEALDGQRRAVRALMRDPVHVPPAILAEDAETLSTVQDFVPGRTLQDHMLLRFDKPGARAQVLQRAGRFLAAFHGATAEGDKPFNPATMLDYIRALGRRALSGDLTLADPDLFAVLAEGLEAAAQTAAGQPVRVAAQHGDLHARNLIVSGKRATLIDFAQDRSAPVQYDMARLIVDLGARFSGDAAPEATCGLPAADLAALSDGYGRDLSQDACLAFLCRCRVLQDWAALPAVASQRSAFQQERLLQLQKTATRLAAA, from the coding sequence ATGACACCCGGCGATCGGATGATGGCCTCGGCCCTGGGCAGCTGGACCCGGCTGGCGCCCTTCGCCGGTCTCGATCCGGCGGCGTTCGAGGCCGAAGAGCTCTGGCGCCGGGAGGATCCGGGCCAGGTCCGGATCGTGCTGCGAATGCGCGGGGGGGCGGGGCAGGATCTGGTGTTCAAACGGGTATTTCAGCCGCAGGACAGGGGTCGCTGGGCCGAGGCCCTCGACGGGCAGCGGCGCGCGGTCCGGGCGCTGATGCGCGATCCGGTGCATGTGCCGCCCGCGATCCTGGCCGAGGATGCCGAGACCCTCTCGACCGTGCAGGACTTCGTGCCGGGCCGCACCCTGCAGGACCACATGCTGCTGCGGTTCGACAAACCGGGCGCGCGCGCACAGGTGTTGCAGCGGGCGGGCCGCTTTCTCGCCGCCTTTCACGGCGCGACGGCGGAGGGCGACAAACCCTTCAACCCCGCCACCATGCTGGACTATATCCGTGCCTTGGGCCGCCGGGCGCTGAGCGGGGATCTCACCCTCGCGGATCCGGATCTCTTCGCGGTGCTGGCCGAGGGGCTGGAGGCGGCGGCGCAGACCGCGGCCGGGCAGCCGGTCCGCGTCGCGGCCCAACACGGCGACCTGCATGCGCGCAACCTGATCGTGTCGGGCAAGCGCGCGACCCTGATCGACTTCGCCCAGGACAGGAGCGCGCCGGTGCAATACGACATGGCGCGGCTGATCGTCGATCTGGGCGCGCGGTTCTCCGGCGACGCGGCGCCGGAGGCGACTTGCGGCCTGCCCGCGGCGGATCTGGCCGCGCTGTCGGACGGCTACGGCCGGGATCTGTCGCAGGATGCCTGTCTTGCGTTTTTGTGCCGCTGCCGGGTGCTGCAGGACTGGGCGGCTCTGCCGGCGGTGGCCTCCCAACGCTCCGCGTTTCAGCAGGAGAGGCTTCTGCAATTGCAGAAGACCGCCACACGCCTCGCGGCGGCCTGA
- the ffh gene encoding signal recognition particle protein, giving the protein MFENLSDRLSGVFDRLTKQGALSEADVATALREVRVALLEADVSLPVARDFIKAVQEKATGQAVTKSVTPGQQVVKIVHDELVHVLQGDEDPGALKIDNPPAPILMVGLQGGGKTTTTAKIAKRLKERDGKKILMASLDVNRPAAMEQLAILGAQIGVDTLPIVKGEDPVAIARRAKTQASLGGYDVYMLDTAGRLSIDEELMAQVEAVRDVANPRETLLVVDGLTGQDAVTTAENFDDRIGITGVVLTRMDGDGRGGAALSMRAVTGRPIRFVGLGEKMDALETFEPDRVAGRILGMGDIVALVEKAQETIEAEQAERMMKRFQKGQFNMNDLRGQLEQMEKMGGVEGLMGMMPGMSKMKGKLDEAGFDDKVIRRQIALIQSMTKKERANPQILQASRKKRIAKGAGMEVSDLNKLLKMHRQMSDAMKKMGKMGKKGMMKSLGGMLGGGKGGMPPGMPGDLAGMNPADLEKAAKAMGKMPGGGLPGLGGGALPPGLSGFGKKK; this is encoded by the coding sequence ATGTTCGAAAATCTCTCCGACCGCCTCTCCGGTGTCTTCGACCGGCTGACCAAGCAGGGCGCGCTCTCCGAGGCCGATGTCGCCACCGCCCTGCGCGAGGTCCGCGTCGCCCTTCTGGAGGCCGACGTCTCCCTGCCTGTGGCGCGCGACTTCATCAAGGCGGTCCAGGAAAAGGCCACCGGCCAGGCCGTCACCAAATCCGTCACCCCCGGCCAGCAGGTCGTCAAGATCGTCCATGACGAGCTGGTCCATGTCCTGCAGGGCGACGAAGACCCCGGTGCGCTGAAGATCGACAACCCGCCCGCGCCCATCCTGATGGTCGGCCTGCAGGGCGGCGGCAAGACCACCACCACCGCCAAGATCGCCAAGCGCCTCAAGGAGCGTGACGGCAAGAAGATCCTGATGGCCTCGCTCGACGTCAACCGCCCCGCGGCCATGGAACAACTCGCCATCCTCGGCGCCCAGATCGGCGTCGACACCCTGCCCATCGTCAAGGGCGAGGACCCGGTCGCCATCGCCAGGCGCGCGAAAACCCAGGCCTCCCTGGGCGGCTACGACGTCTACATGCTCGACACCGCCGGGCGCCTGTCCATCGACGAAGAGCTCATGGCCCAGGTCGAGGCCGTCCGCGATGTCGCAAACCCGCGCGAGACGCTGCTGGTGGTTGACGGGCTCACCGGCCAAGACGCGGTCACCACCGCCGAGAACTTCGACGACCGCATCGGCATCACCGGCGTCGTGCTGACCCGGATGGACGGCGACGGGCGCGGCGGCGCGGCGCTCTCGATGCGCGCGGTCACCGGCCGCCCGATCCGCTTCGTGGGCCTGGGCGAGAAGATGGATGCGCTGGAGACCTTCGAGCCCGACCGCGTCGCCGGCCGCATCCTCGGGATGGGCGACATCGTGGCGCTCGTAGAAAAGGCCCAGGAAACCATCGAGGCCGAGCAGGCCGAGCGCATGATGAAGCGCTTCCAGAAGGGTCAGTTCAACATGAACGACCTGCGCGGCCAGCTCGAACAGATGGAAAAGATGGGCGGGGTCGAAGGCCTGATGGGCATGATGCCCGGCATGTCCAAGATGAAGGGCAAGCTCGACGAGGCCGGGTTCGACGACAAGGTCATCCGCCGCCAGATCGCCCTGATCCAGTCCATGACCAAGAAGGAACGCGCCAACCCGCAGATCCTGCAGGCATCGCGCAAGAAGCGGATCGCCAAAGGCGCGGGGATGGAGGTCTCCGACCTCAACAAGCTGCTGAAAATGCACCGCCAGATGTCCGACGCCATGAAGAAAATGGGCAAGATGGGCAAGAAGGGGATGATGAAATCCCTTGGCGGGATGCTCGGCGGCGGCAAGGGCGGCATGCCTCCGGGGATGCCCGGCGATCTCGCGGGCATGAACCCCGCCGACCTGGAAAAGGCCGCCAAGGCCATGGGCAAGATGCCCGGCGGCGGCCTGCCCGGCCTCGGCGGCGGCGCCCTGCCCCCCGGCCTGTCGGGCTTCGGCAAGAAGAAGTAA
- a CDS encoding GNAT family N-acetyltransferase has translation MTLLTTDRLILRPPAARDFPGYRDFYMSDRSRHAHGPLSEDQAWYAFCVEMAHWPMRGFGMFTLLTQADPETPIGLVGPWFPADWPEREVGWLLWPGAEGRGYADEAARACLTHAFGHLGWDTAVSYIAPENAPSAKLAEKLGAHPDPDAKAPKPGLDVWRHDPALWHEAA, from the coding sequence ATGACGCTCCTGACCACCGACCGGCTGATCCTGCGCCCGCCCGCGGCGCGAGACTTCCCCGGCTACCGCGATTTCTACATGTCCGACCGGTCGCGCCACGCCCATGGCCCGCTGAGCGAAGATCAGGCGTGGTACGCCTTCTGCGTCGAGATGGCCCATTGGCCCATGCGCGGCTTTGGCATGTTCACCCTGCTGACCCAGGCCGATCCGGAAACCCCAATCGGCCTCGTCGGCCCGTGGTTCCCCGCCGACTGGCCCGAGCGTGAAGTCGGCTGGCTGCTCTGGCCCGGCGCCGAGGGCCGCGGCTATGCCGACGAGGCAGCCCGCGCCTGCCTGACCCATGCCTTCGGACACCTGGGCTGGGACACGGCCGTCAGCTATATCGCACCCGAAAACGCCCCATCCGCCAAACTGGCGGAGAAACTCGGCGCGCATCCGGACCCTGACGCCAAGGCCCCCAAGCCGGGCCTCGATGTCTGGCGCCACGACCCGGCCCTCTGGCACGAGGCCGCCTGA
- the bluB gene encoding 5,6-dimethylbenzimidazole synthase, with product MRSFTPAFRAELTELMRWRRDVRRFRTDPVPDAVLARCLDSLRLAPSVGLSEPWRVLRIDSPAARAAAAANFAETNADALAGQPGDKAADYARLKLSGMDAAPIQLAIYCDTDPAKGSGLGAASMPQMRQYSVVSGVTMMWLTARAEGLGLGWVSILDPDRLARDLAVPATWDLIGYFCLGWPEDEADTPELKRLGWEARAEALELEVR from the coding sequence ATGCGCAGCTTCACGCCCGCGTTCCGCGCGGAACTGACGGAATTGATGCGGTGGCGGCGCGATGTGCGCCGCTTCCGCACCGATCCGGTGCCCGACGCGGTGCTCGCGCGCTGCCTCGACAGCCTGCGCCTGGCCCCCTCGGTGGGCCTGTCCGAGCCGTGGCGCGTGCTGCGGATCGACAGCCCCGCGGCCCGCGCCGCGGCGGCGGCGAATTTCGCCGAGACCAACGCGGATGCCCTTGCAGGGCAGCCGGGCGACAAGGCCGCGGATTACGCGCGGTTGAAACTGTCGGGCATGGACGCCGCCCCGATACAGCTGGCGATCTATTGCGACACGGATCCGGCCAAGGGGTCGGGTCTGGGCGCGGCGAGCATGCCGCAAATGCGCCAGTACTCGGTCGTGTCGGGGGTCACCATGATGTGGCTGACCGCGCGGGCCGAGGGGCTGGGGCTCGGCTGGGTCTCCATTCTGGACCCGGACCGGCTGGCACGGGACCTCGCGGTCCCGGCCACATGGGACCTGATCGGTTACTTCTGCCTCGGCTGGCCCGAGGACGAGGCCGACACCCCGGAATTGAAGCGTCTGGGTTGGGAAGCCCGGGCGGAGGCATTGGAACTGGAGGTCCGCTGA